TATAAAATACATTCGAATTTATAATATCGGATTTTAAAAAAACATGTAGACAAGCTGTTTTTTTAAAACCCGATTTTTTTTAGGAGTTATATTAAAATCTGCATTTTCATAATTTCTATTCAAAATATAATAGTTTCCTGATATTTTTTTAAATTTGATAAAAACAGCAATACCATGAAACTAAAATCAAATGAACCCTTTTGGTTAGTTAAAAATGGAATTCTTAACTCTTACCCATCTGTAAGAGAGAACTTGGAAACAGAAATTCTTATTGTGGGAGGCGGAATTACCGGTAGTCTTATTGCGTATCAATGTATTGCTGAAGGATACAAAACAATACTGATTGACCGCAGAGAAATTGGTTTCGGAAGCACCTCGGCAACTACATCAATGTTACAGTACGAAATTGACGTTCCTCTATATCAACTCATCGATTTAATTGGCGAAGCTGCTGCTGTTGAATCGTACAGGGCGTGTTATAAATCAATTGATGACTTGAAAGAAATAGTACAACAGATAAAATCTGATTGTGGTTTCAAGAAAAAACAATCCCTTTATTTTGCTGCATTCCAAAAAGATGTGAGCGGATTAAAAAAAGAATTTGAGATTCGAAAAAAAAATGGCTTTCTTGTAAAATGGTTGGAAGCCGAAGAAATTGATAAAAAGTTTCAAATTAAAAACTCTTATGGAGGAATTTTATCAGAACAAGGAGGAAGTATTGATGCGTTTAAATTAACCCATGATATTTTAGAGTACAATCACAAAAAAGGATTGCAAATTTTTGACAAAACGGATATCAAAAATGTTACTTACAAAACAAATGGTGTGACGGTTATTACTGAATACGGAACGACCATTAAAGCCAAAAAAATAATTTATTGCAATGGTTTTGAAAGTATTGAAATCATTAAAGATGATTTTGTAAAATTACTTTCGACCTATGCTATTGTGGGCGAAAGATTTGAAGACAATCAACCTTATCTTGGAGAAACGCTTTTTTGGAATACTGAAAATCCGTATAAATATATGCGGACAACCGATGATAACAGATTATTGATTGGTGGTGAGGATGAAGATTTTGTTAATGCCGAAAAAAGAGATGAATTATTAAATCAGAAGTCGGATAAGTTGGTTAAATATCTGAAGAAAATTTTACCAAATTATGATTTCAGAATGGATTTTGTCTGGGCTGGTACTTTTGGAGAGACTAAAGATGGATTACCTTACATTGGTAAACATCCTAATTTTGACAGCGCTTATTTTGTGTTGGGCTTTGGTGGAAACGGTATTACATTTTCAGTTATAGGAATGGAGTTGGTTTCTAAAATGTTGAAAAACAAAAAACATCCATTACAGGAATATTTCAGGTTTAGAAGATAATTGAAGAATGTAAATTATTAAAGTAATCTTAATCATCATTCTTTTTTCACAATAAGTAATACTATATGAAACAAGGATCAATGCTTTCAACTTTTAAAACTTAAGCAAATTCTGAGCTTATTGTAATTCAATAAATAAAACAATCCACAAATATCGTTTGAGTAATTATATCCACTGATTTTTGTCAATTCTATAGGTAATTTTACGTGTGATTTATTTAAATTGCAACTAAGAATCAAATCTGTAAGAATATGTCAGAAACGGATGTAGAAAAAGGCGCTGAAAAAGCACGATTAGGATTAAGAACCGACAATAAAGGTTGGAAAAAATGGGGTCCTTATTTAAGTGAAAGACAGTGGGGAACCGTTAGAGAGGATTATTCACAAAGTGGTTACGCTTGGGGGAGTACTACTCATGACATGGCTCGTTCCAAAGCATATCGCTGGGGAGAAGAAGGCATCGCAGGTATTTCAGATAATAAACAACATATTTGTTTGGCTTTTGCTTTTTGGAATCACAAAGATCATATCTTAAAAGAACGTTTGTTTGGTTTAACACCAGCCGAAACCAATCACGGAGAAGATGTGAAGGAAGTTTATTATTATCAAGATGCAACTCCGACCCATTCTTATCAAAAAATGTTGTATAAATATCCTCATGCAGCATTCCCTTATGAGAAATTAATTCAAGAAAGTAAAAAGCGGAGTCGTCAAGAACCCGAATATGAACTGCTTGATACAGGTGTTTTTGACAAAGATGAATACTTTGACATTACAATAGAACATGCTAAAGCAGATGAGCAAGACATTTTAATCAAAGTTACTGTAGAAAACCGTTCCAAAATAGCAGCTCCTATTTCGGTACTGCCTACTATTTGGTTTAGAAATACATGGAGTTGGGGGTACGAAAATTACAAACACAAACCCACTTTAACTGGAGTAGAAAAATCTCATATTGAAGTACAACATCGATTGGTCGGTTCTTTTAATTTATATGCTGAAAATGCCAAAGAACTATTATTTTGTGACAATAAAACCAATTTTGAAAAACTTTATAAGTCACCAGCACAATCTCCGTATGCCAAGGACGGGATTAATGACTATATTATTAATGATAAAAAGAATAGTGTAAATCCAGAAGCCATTGGTACCAAAGCATCAGTTCATTATGATGATATCATACCTGCATACGGAAAAAAAGTATACCGCCTTCGATTTACTAATACCACTCTCGAAGATGCCTTTGAAAATTTTGATGTTATTTTCAAAAAAAGAATAGATGAGGCCGATGAATTCTATGATAAAATTCAAAAAGGAGTAAAAGATGAAAAATTAAAATCCATTCAGCGTCAAGCTTATGCAGGAATGCTTTGGACAAAACAATGGTATTATTACAATGTTTTCGAATGGTTAAAGGGTGATCCATCAACGCCGAGACCTGATGCCAATCGAAAAGAGGGACGCAATAGTGCATGGAAACACATGTACACCTCCAATATTCTCTCGATGCCAGACAAGTGGGAATACCCTTGGTTTGCCGCATGGGATTTAGCTTTTCATTGCTTGCCTTTGGCTAGACTAGATCCAGATTTTGCAAAGAGACAATTATTGGTCATTCTTCGCGAATATTATATGCATCCTAACGGACAAATTCCAGCTTATGAATGGTCGTTCTCGGATGTTAATCCGCCAGTGCACGCTTGGGCTACTTGGAAGGTATATGAAATTGATAAAGAAGCTAATAATGGGGTTGGTGATACCGTTTTCTTGGAACGTATTTTTCACAAACTACTTCTCAACTTTACATGGTGGGTGAATTTGAAAGATGAAAATGGTAATAACATCTTTGGAGGAGGATTCCTTGGAATGGATAATATTGGAGTATTTGACCGCTCTGCCGATTTACCTACTGGAGGTCATTTGGAACAAGCCGATGGTACAGGCTGGATGGCAATGTATTGCTTGAATATGTTGCGTATATCCTGTGAAATATCATTAAAAAATCCTGTTTATCAAGATATGGCTTCCAAATTTTTTGAGCATTTTCTTCATATTTCTGGAGCGATGCAATCTTTGGGAGACAATAAAGTTAGCCTTTGGGACGAAGATGATCAGTTTTATTATGATATGCTTCATAAAGCAAATGGCGATGCCGAATTGCTAAAAATTCGTTCGATGGTGGGATTAATTCCTTTATTTGCTGTTGAGGTATTAACTCCAGACTTGTTGGAAAAACTTCCGATATTTAGACGTCGTGTCGAGTGGGTTTTGAAAAACCGTCCTGACTTAGCAAGTTTGGTTTCCAGTTGGTATAATCCTGGAAAGGGAGAAACACGTTTACTCTCTACTCTTAGAGGTCATCGTATGAAAATGATTCTAAAACGTATGTTTGACGAAAAGGAGTTTTTATCTGATTTTGGAGTACGCTCGTTATCCAAATATCACAAAGAGCATCCTTATAAATTTAAACATGATGGAGGAACTATTCAGGTAGATTATACACCAGCTGAGGCAACGGGTGATATGTTTGGTGGAAATTCGAATTGGAGAGGTCCAATTTGGTTTCCTATGAATTATTTGATTTTGGACTCTTTAGAAAAATTTCATGGTTATTATGGTAAAGACTTTAAGGTCGAATTCCCTACTGAGTCTGGTAATATGGTAAATTTACAAGAAGCTGCTGAGGGTGTTGCCAAACGTTTATTGGCTTTATTCGTGCCTGATACCAATAAAAAGATTCCGATGTATGGAGAATACAAAAAGTTTCAGGATGATCCGCTTTTCAATAAAAATCATTTGTTTTTTGAATATTTTGATGGAGATAATGGTAAAGGCTTAGGTGCGAATCATCAAACTGGATGGACAGGGCTGATTGCCGAAATCATTAGACATTTGAATGAAAATGAAGATTAAAAT
The Flavobacterium sp. 5 DNA segment above includes these coding regions:
- a CDS encoding FAD-binding oxidoreductase, with the protein product MKLKSNEPFWLVKNGILNSYPSVRENLETEILIVGGGITGSLIAYQCIAEGYKTILIDRREIGFGSTSATTSMLQYEIDVPLYQLIDLIGEAAAVESYRACYKSIDDLKEIVQQIKSDCGFKKKQSLYFAAFQKDVSGLKKEFEIRKKNGFLVKWLEAEEIDKKFQIKNSYGGILSEQGGSIDAFKLTHDILEYNHKKGLQIFDKTDIKNVTYKTNGVTVITEYGTTIKAKKIIYCNGFESIEIIKDDFVKLLSTYAIVGERFEDNQPYLGETLFWNTENPYKYMRTTDDNRLLIGGEDEDFVNAEKRDELLNQKSDKLVKYLKKILPNYDFRMDFVWAGTFGETKDGLPYIGKHPNFDSAYFVLGFGGNGITFSVIGMELVSKMLKNKKHPLQEYFRFRR
- a CDS encoding glucosidase, which codes for MSETDVEKGAEKARLGLRTDNKGWKKWGPYLSERQWGTVREDYSQSGYAWGSTTHDMARSKAYRWGEEGIAGISDNKQHICLAFAFWNHKDHILKERLFGLTPAETNHGEDVKEVYYYQDATPTHSYQKMLYKYPHAAFPYEKLIQESKKRSRQEPEYELLDTGVFDKDEYFDITIEHAKADEQDILIKVTVENRSKIAAPISVLPTIWFRNTWSWGYENYKHKPTLTGVEKSHIEVQHRLVGSFNLYAENAKELLFCDNKTNFEKLYKSPAQSPYAKDGINDYIINDKKNSVNPEAIGTKASVHYDDIIPAYGKKVYRLRFTNTTLEDAFENFDVIFKKRIDEADEFYDKIQKGVKDEKLKSIQRQAYAGMLWTKQWYYYNVFEWLKGDPSTPRPDANRKEGRNSAWKHMYTSNILSMPDKWEYPWFAAWDLAFHCLPLARLDPDFAKRQLLVILREYYMHPNGQIPAYEWSFSDVNPPVHAWATWKVYEIDKEANNGVGDTVFLERIFHKLLLNFTWWVNLKDENGNNIFGGGFLGMDNIGVFDRSADLPTGGHLEQADGTGWMAMYCLNMLRISCEISLKNPVYQDMASKFFEHFLHISGAMQSLGDNKVSLWDEDDQFYYDMLHKANGDAELLKIRSMVGLIPLFAVEVLTPDLLEKLPIFRRRVEWVLKNRPDLASLVSSWYNPGKGETRLLSTLRGHRMKMILKRMFDEKEFLSDFGVRSLSKYHKEHPYKFKHDGGTIQVDYTPAEATGDMFGGNSNWRGPIWFPMNYLILDSLEKFHGYYGKDFKVEFPTESGNMVNLQEAAEGVAKRLLALFVPDTNKKIPMYGEYKKFQDDPLFNKNHLFFEYFDGDNGKGLGANHQTGWTGLIAEIIRHLNENED